The nucleotide window CGCAGGACGGCGTCGCGCTCGGCGGGGTCGACGTGGTCGCCGGTGAGCGCCCAGGTGTAGGCGGTGATCCGCCGGCCGCCCTCCACGCGGGACCCCGCCGCGGCGGCGTCGAGGCGTGCGCGTGCGGCGGCGACGTACGAGGGCGGGGTCGGCTCGGCGAGCACGAGCCCGTCGGCGTGCGCACCGGCCACGGCGACCGACCTGGGGCCGCGCACCCCGAGGCTCACCAGCGGCGGCTGGTCCGGCGGGAACTCCAGCGCCACCTGGTCGAGGCGGACGTGGTCGCCGTCGGTGGTCACCGTGCGGCCGTGGAGCAGGTCACGGACGGCGTCGGTGGTCTCGCGGATCGACGTGAGCCACGAGGCGGGCACCGCGCCGACCTGCTCCATCCACGACGCGACCCCGTGCCCGATGCCCGCGTGCACCCGGCCCGGGAAGGCGCCGGCGAGGGTGGCCAGCTCCATCGCCGCGAACGCGGGGTTGCGGGCGACGGCGGGGAGGATGCCGATCCCGACGGTCACCCGCGAGGTGGCGGCCAGGGCGATCGCGGCCGCGGTCGTGCCGCCGGTGTAGAAGCAGTCCTCGACCACCCACACCTCGTCGAAGCCGGCGGCCTCGCAGGCCCGGGCCACCCGGGCCACCTCGGCGGGCGGGACCTCGCGGGGGAGCATGACGCCGACGGCG belongs to Aquipuribacter hungaricus and includes:
- a CDS encoding LLM class flavin-dependent oxidoreductase, whose translation is MTAPAAVGVMLPREVPPAEVARVARACEAAGFDEVWVVEDCFYTGGTTAAAIALAATSRVTVGIGILPAVARNPAFAAMELATLAGAFPGRVHAGIGHGVASWMEQVGAVPASWLTSIRETTDAVRDLLHGRTVTTDGDHVRLDQVALEFPPDQPPLVSLGVRGPRSVAVAGAHADGLVLAEPTPPSYVAAARARLDAAAAGSRVEGGRRITAYTWALTGDHVDPAERDAVLRERCTGAVRHGGTEAHTADLPAHVREHLQAVVDGTEELSDEALDLLAVRGDATAVRAAVAARHGAGADCVVLVPPRVDRGVDVLLEDVAALGAAVRG